A DNA window from Pseudomonas wuhanensis contains the following coding sequences:
- a CDS encoding DUF2339 domain-containing protein, whose translation MQWMFMLIGLLLGWLLDESFSGALLGALLGLGIGQALRISRLNTQTAEQQRLLDQAQVALNAVEQRLALLEVSGVKTPEASEPAASEPVPSPEIILEQAPVAAPELIWELPPELEPITAAAAEASRPPPADAWKPEPVAREPQQPAAPRGPNFIERAISGARNWLFGGNTVLRVGVVLLFLGLAFLLRYATEGMVVPVELRYAGVAAAALGLLALGWWLRLRNSNYALMLQGTGIAVLYLTVFAAMRLHPLLDPTAALGLLVVVTVFSAILAITQNALGLAAAAALGGFAAPILTSTGAGNHVALFSYFALLNAGILAIAWFKAWRLLNLIGFVGTFGIGLAWGLRSYTPELLWSTEPFLILFFLMYLAIGLLFARRKLLEMSDAPEDDSREALLHWSARKGDYVDGTLLFAPPLVGFGLQFALVEHLEFAAAFSALALGMIYMGLARLLMGGRALLLAETCLALGVIFASLAIPLGLDARWTAAAWAVEGAGIFWLGLRQQRPLARAFALLLQLGSALAFLSELRSGESSLLDGAPLGALMLGVALLFSFYQLRKALPEQASKWERQGLPVLACLGLTFLYLLAPLFFFTHGTAISWALAGLATLFVGLRLQSRTFLFTAFAVQLLGGALFLLRLQGAGGESTAVFSAGWSGLLSASLIGLALIAGMLLAARDEMVRSDVRLLRSLSVVLLAGLVLINLAVLFVLPWQTASAVWAASGLFIIWLSLYLKQRVSFVFGLLLQVIGGAAFLFAGPDLLGPLLSEGLRPLAHSGFWTPLVLGLAAFVGAWRLQLGNHASAFDGLSLQRLSEVLLVWGAGWWALAWVSEVLRFAPLNLQATLLLAVAAVSVALWTVLALRLKWSSLGLLCTLLIPAAGLVLLAAWHSRYHPAANFGWLVWAAVFVVHFISLRRLAPTLPARALSTAHVLGCWLLIGVLALELRYGLLLLSEQYNAWRWLGWAILPSLYLVLMAAPRAWPWPVSEYSREYRLYAAAPLAFLMLGWFWLANIASDGTAEPLPYVPLINPLELGLLFALFGVYVWSRSAVTQLAIRKDYADNATQVIAGVSLFVFFTALVMRAAHHWGGVPFALDLLLESMLVQAGLSIVWTLMALSLMIGGHLRHRREVWLIGAALIALVVAKLFFVELSNRGGLARIVSFIGVGVLLLVVGYFAPLPPKRAEAVPDVEKPAPETEGVSS comes from the coding sequence ATGCAATGGATGTTCATGCTGATTGGGTTGCTGTTGGGCTGGCTACTCGACGAGTCATTCAGCGGCGCGCTGTTAGGCGCTTTGCTCGGGCTGGGTATTGGCCAGGCCCTGCGCATCAGCCGCTTGAATACTCAAACCGCCGAGCAGCAGCGCTTGCTCGATCAGGCGCAGGTTGCGCTGAATGCGGTCGAGCAACGACTGGCGTTGCTGGAAGTCTCGGGCGTCAAAACACCTGAAGCCAGTGAACCTGCGGCCAGCGAACCGGTTCCATCCCCTGAAATCATTCTTGAGCAAGCCCCTGTCGCAGCCCCGGAGCTGATCTGGGAGCTACCGCCCGAACTCGAACCCATCACGGCGGCCGCGGCCGAAGCCAGTCGTCCGCCGCCCGCTGATGCCTGGAAACCCGAGCCAGTCGCCCGCGAACCACAGCAACCGGCGGCGCCGCGCGGCCCGAACTTCATCGAACGCGCCATCAGCGGCGCACGCAACTGGCTCTTTGGCGGCAATACCGTGCTGCGGGTCGGCGTGGTGCTGTTGTTCCTCGGTTTGGCCTTCCTGTTGCGCTACGCCACTGAAGGCATGGTGGTGCCGGTCGAATTGCGTTACGCCGGTGTCGCGGCGGCCGCCTTGGGCTTGCTCGCGCTGGGCTGGTGGTTGCGCCTGCGCAACAGCAATTACGCACTGATGCTGCAAGGCACCGGGATTGCGGTGTTGTACCTGACAGTGTTTGCCGCGATGCGTTTGCACCCGTTGCTCGACCCGACGGCGGCACTGGGGCTGCTGGTGGTGGTGACGGTGTTCTCGGCGATTCTCGCCATTACCCAGAACGCCTTGGGCCTGGCCGCCGCTGCCGCCCTGGGCGGTTTCGCCGCGCCGATCCTGACCTCCACCGGCGCCGGCAACCATGTCGCGCTGTTCAGCTACTTTGCTCTGCTCAACGCCGGCATCCTTGCCATCGCGTGGTTCAAGGCCTGGCGGTTGCTCAACCTGATCGGTTTTGTCGGCACCTTTGGCATCGGGTTGGCCTGGGGTCTGCGTTCCTATACGCCGGAATTGTTGTGGAGTACCGAGCCGTTCCTGATTCTGTTTTTCCTGATGTACCTGGCCATCGGCCTGTTGTTCGCCCGGCGCAAACTGCTGGAAATGAGCGACGCCCCCGAGGACGACAGCCGCGAGGCACTGTTGCACTGGTCGGCGCGCAAGGGCGATTACGTCGACGGCACCCTATTGTTCGCGCCACCGCTGGTGGGTTTCGGTTTGCAGTTCGCGCTGGTGGAGCATCTGGAATTTGCCGCCGCTTTCAGCGCCTTGGCGCTGGGCATGATTTACATGGGGCTGGCCCGGTTGCTGATGGGCGGTCGAGCATTGTTGTTGGCGGAAACTTGTCTGGCACTGGGGGTGATCTTCGCCAGCCTGGCGATCCCCTTGGGGCTCGACGCGCGTTGGACCGCGGCCGCCTGGGCCGTGGAAGGCGCGGGGATTTTCTGGCTCGGCCTGCGTCAACAACGACCGCTGGCGCGAGCCTTTGCCTTGCTGCTGCAACTGGGCTCGGCACTGGCCTTTCTCAGCGAGCTGCGCAGCGGCGAGAGCAGCCTGCTTGATGGCGCCCCGCTGGGGGCATTGATGCTCGGCGTGGCGTTGCTGTTCAGCTTTTACCAATTGCGCAAAGCGTTGCCCGAACAGGCCTCAAAGTGGGAGCGCCAAGGGCTGCCGGTGCTGGCCTGTCTGGGGCTGACGTTCCTTTATCTGCTGGCGCCGCTGTTTTTCTTCACTCATGGCACGGCGATCAGTTGGGCGCTGGCCGGGTTGGCGACGCTGTTTGTCGGCCTGCGCCTGCAATCGCGAACGTTCCTGTTCACCGCGTTCGCCGTGCAACTGCTCGGCGGTGCATTGTTCCTGTTGCGGCTGCAAGGGGCGGGTGGTGAGTCGACTGCGGTGTTCAGCGCCGGTTGGAGCGGTTTGCTCAGCGCGTCCCTGATCGGGCTGGCGTTGATTGCCGGGATGTTGCTGGCGGCCCGCGACGAAATGGTGCGCAGCGATGTGCGTTTGCTGCGCAGCTTGTCAGTGGTGTTGCTGGCCGGTCTGGTGCTGATCAACCTCGCCGTATTGTTCGTGTTGCCGTGGCAAACCGCGAGCGCGGTGTGGGCCGCCAGTGGTTTGTTCATCATCTGGCTGAGCCTGTACCTGAAGCAGCGTGTGAGTTTTGTCTTTGGTCTGCTGTTGCAGGTGATCGGTGGCGCTGCGTTCCTGTTCGCCGGGCCGGACCTGCTCGGCCCGCTGCTCAGCGAAGGGTTGCGACCGTTGGCACATAGCGGTTTCTGGACGCCGCTAGTGCTGGGGCTGGCCGCATTCGTCGGGGCCTGGCGTTTGCAGCTCGGCAACCATGCTTCGGCCTTCGATGGGTTGAGCCTGCAGCGCTTGTCCGAAGTGTTGCTGGTGTGGGGCGCGGGTTGGTGGGCGCTGGCGTGGGTCAGCGAAGTGCTGCGCTTTGCACCTTTAAATCTGCAAGCCACTTTGTTGCTGGCCGTCGCCGCCGTGAGTGTCGCGCTGTGGACGGTATTGGCGCTGCGCCTGAAGTGGTCGTCGCTGGGCTTGCTCTGCACCTTGCTGATTCCGGCCGCCGGTCTGGTGTTGCTCGCGGCCTGGCATTCGCGTTATCACCCGGCCGCCAACTTCGGCTGGCTGGTTTGGGCTGCAGTGTTCGTCGTGCATTTCATCTCCCTGCGGCGTCTGGCGCCGACGCTGCCCGCAAGAGCCCTGAGCACCGCCCATGTGCTCGGTTGCTGGCTGTTGATCGGCGTGCTGGCCCTGGAGTTGCGTTACGGCTTGCTGCTGTTGTCGGAGCAGTACAACGCCTGGCGCTGGCTGGGCTGGGCGATTCTGCCGAGCCTGTATCTGGTGCTGATGGCAGCACCGCGTGCGTGGCCATGGCCGGTGTCGGAGTATTCCCGCGAGTACCGGCTCTATGCCGCTGCGCCGTTGGCGTTTTTGATGCTCGGCTGGTTCTGGTTGGCGAACATCGCCAGCGACGGCACCGCCGAGCCGTTGCCGTATGTGCCGCTGATTAACCCGTTGGAGTTGGGCCTGTTGTTTGCGTTGTTCGGCGTTTACGTCTGGTCTCGCAGCGCCGTGACGCAACTGGCGATTCGCAAGGATTACGCCGATAACGCCACGCAAGTGATTGCCGGTGTTTCGTTGTTCGTCTTCTTCACCGCGCTGGTGATGCGCGCGGCCCATCACTGGGGCGGCGTGCCGTTCGCGCTGGATCTGCTGCTCGAATCGATGCTGGTGCAGGCCGGGCTGTCCATCGTCTGGACCTTGATGGCCCTGAGTCTGATGATCGGTGGGCATCTGCGTCATCGCCGCGAAGTCTGGCTGATCGGCGCGGCGCTGATCGCGTTGGTGGTCGCCAAGCTGTTCTTCGTTGAATTGAGTAACCGCGGCGGGCTGGCGCGGATCGTGTCGTTTATCGGCGTTGGCGTGTTGCTGTTGGTGGTGGGCTATTTCGCTCCGCTGCCGCCCAAGCGTGCCGAAGCTGTGCCGGATGTTGAAAAACCGGCCCCTGAAACCGAAGGAGTGTCGTCTTGA
- a CDS encoding glycogen/starch/alpha-glucan phosphorylase, with the protein MTQEPLVREAEVAAFRDAVLTKLTYAVGKDPDHAFDHDWFEAIALAARDHMVEHWMDHTRQIYRKGQKRVYYLSLEFLIGRLLYDSLSNLGLLDVAREAMTELGVDMERIRLLEPDAALGNGGLGRLAACFMESMSTLGIAGHGYGIRYEHGLFRQAIVDGWQQEQTEHWLDFGNPWEFERPEVAYPIGFGGSVETVTDENGKSRQVWSPAETVRAIAYDTPVVGWRGASVNTLRLWRARAMEELHLERFNAGDHLGAVAEVARAESISRVLYPADSTDAGQELRLRQEYFFVAASLQDLLRRHRNMHTSVLTLGDHAAIQLNDTHPSIAVAELMRQLVDVYDVAWDAAWQVTVDTLSYTNHTLLPEALETWPVGLMERMLPRHMQIIYLINAQHIDSLRAKGVHDFDVLRAVSLIEEDNGRRVRMGNLAFLGSHSVNGVSGLHTQLMRSTVFSELHKLYPERINNKTNGITFRRWLYQANPELTSMMVDALGPDLLDNPEERLIGLEPFAEKPAFRKQFAEQRLHSKKALAYLIHERLGVAINPAAMFDVQVKRIHEYKRQLLNLLHTVALYQAIRAEPEIDWVPRVKIFAGKAAASYHQAKLIIKLTNDIARVVNNDPTVRGLLKVVFLPNYNVSLAESIIPAADLSEQISTAGFEASGTSNMKFGLNGALTIGTLDGANVEMSERIGVEHMFIFGLSAEQVEARKFNHEFNAAPDIAASHRLNDVLQAIRGGVFSPDDPSRYTTLIDSLVDYDRFLVCADFDSYWNAQMRVEAHWHDSKEWWRSAVLSSARMGWFSSDRTIREYATDIWKALE; encoded by the coding sequence ATGACTCAAGAACCACTTGTTCGCGAAGCAGAGGTGGCCGCATTCCGCGACGCCGTCTTGACCAAGCTCACTTACGCGGTGGGTAAAGACCCGGATCACGCCTTCGACCACGACTGGTTCGAAGCCATTGCCCTGGCGGCACGTGATCACATGGTCGAGCACTGGATGGACCACACCCGGCAGATCTACCGCAAAGGCCAGAAACGGGTTTATTACCTCTCCCTTGAATTCCTTATCGGCCGCTTGCTCTACGACAGCTTGAGCAACCTTGGTCTGCTCGATGTGGCCCGCGAGGCCATGACTGAACTCGGCGTCGACATGGAACGCATCCGTCTGCTGGAGCCCGATGCGGCACTGGGCAACGGAGGTCTCGGGCGTCTGGCGGCGTGCTTCATGGAAAGCATGTCGACCCTGGGCATCGCCGGCCATGGTTACGGCATTCGTTACGAACACGGTTTGTTCCGCCAGGCCATCGTCGATGGCTGGCAGCAGGAGCAGACCGAACACTGGCTGGATTTCGGTAACCCATGGGAGTTTGAACGGCCGGAGGTTGCTTACCCGATCGGCTTCGGCGGCAGTGTCGAAACCGTGACCGATGAGAACGGCAAATCCAGGCAAGTCTGGTCCCCGGCGGAAACCGTGCGGGCCATTGCCTATGACACCCCGGTGGTCGGTTGGCGCGGCGCGAGTGTCAACACGCTGCGACTGTGGCGTGCCCGGGCCATGGAAGAGTTGCACCTGGAGCGCTTCAACGCTGGCGACCATTTGGGCGCGGTAGCCGAAGTGGCCCGGGCCGAAAGTATCTCCCGCGTGCTCTACCCGGCGGACAGCACCGATGCCGGCCAGGAACTGCGCCTGCGTCAGGAATACTTCTTTGTTGCCGCGTCCCTGCAGGATTTGCTGCGCCGCCATCGCAACATGCACACTTCGGTGCTGACCTTGGGCGATCACGCGGCCATTCAACTCAACGACACTCACCCCTCGATCGCCGTGGCCGAGTTGATGCGTCAGTTGGTCGACGTCTATGACGTGGCGTGGGATGCGGCATGGCAAGTTACGGTCGACACGCTGTCGTACACCAACCACACGCTGTTGCCGGAAGCGCTGGAAACCTGGCCGGTCGGTTTGATGGAGCGGATGCTGCCACGGCACATGCAGATCATTTATTTGATCAACGCCCAGCACATCGACTCATTGCGGGCCAAGGGCGTTCACGATTTCGACGTGTTGCGTGCAGTGTCGCTGATCGAGGAAGACAACGGTCGTCGCGTGCGCATGGGCAACCTGGCATTCCTTGGTTCTCACAGCGTTAATGGCGTGTCCGGCCTGCACACGCAGCTGATGCGCAGCACGGTGTTTTCCGAGTTGCATAAACTCTATCCGGAGCGGATCAACAACAAGACCAACGGCATTACCTTCCGCCGCTGGCTCTATCAGGCCAACCCCGAGCTGACCTCGATGATGGTCGACGCCCTTGGCCCGGATCTGCTGGATAACCCTGAAGAGCGCTTGATAGGGCTGGAGCCGTTCGCCGAGAAACCTGCGTTCCGTAAACAGTTCGCCGAACAGCGGCTGCACAGCAAGAAAGCCCTGGCGTACCTGATTCATGAACGGCTGGGGGTCGCGATCAATCCGGCGGCGATGTTCGACGTGCAGGTTAAACGGATCCACGAATACAAACGTCAGTTGCTCAACCTGCTGCACACTGTCGCGCTGTATCAGGCGATTCGTGCCGAACCGGAAATCGACTGGGTGCCGCGGGTGAAAATCTTCGCTGGCAAAGCGGCGGCCAGTTATCACCAGGCCAAGTTGATCATCAAACTGACCAACGACATCGCCCGGGTGGTCAACAACGACCCGACCGTACGTGGTTTGCTCAAAGTGGTGTTCTTGCCCAACTACAACGTCAGCCTGGCCGAAAGCATCATTCCGGCGGCGGACTTGTCGGAACAGATCTCCACCGCCGGCTTCGAAGCCTCAGGCACCAGCAACATGAAATTCGGCCTCAACGGCGCGCTGACCATCGGTACCCTGGACGGGGCCAACGTGGAGATGAGCGAGCGCATTGGTGTCGAACACATGTTCATCTTTGGCCTTAGCGCCGAGCAAGTGGAGGCGCGCAAGTTCAACCATGAGTTCAACGCGGCACCGGACATTGCCGCCTCCCATCGACTCAACGATGTGCTGCAAGCGATTCGCGGTGGGGTGTTCTCACCGGACGATCCGTCCCGTTACACCACGCTGATTGATTCGCTGGTGGACTACGACCGCTTCCTGGTCTGCGCCGATTTCGACTCTTACTGGAACGCTCAGATGCGGGTCGAGGCTCACTGGCACGACTCCAAAGAGTGGTGGCGCTCGGCGGTATTGAGCAGCGCGCGGATGGGCTGGTTCTCGTCCGACCGGACCATTCGCGAGTACGCCACGGATATTTGGAAAGCATTGGAGTAA
- a CDS encoding YkgJ family cysteine cluster protein, whose product MMKPNLIAAAEIDRLDTWAKYSAPMCGSCVSSCCTLPVEVKIKDLIRIGIVDEFERGDPPKNIAKRLQKEGIVERYNQKSEIFTLQRMSNNDCLYLDRKSRLCTIYDKRPDTCRNHPKIGPRPGYCAYKPKEVVRESNPRTLDKF is encoded by the coding sequence ATGATGAAGCCCAACCTGATCGCCGCCGCGGAGATCGATCGCCTCGATACCTGGGCCAAGTACTCTGCCCCGATGTGCGGTTCCTGCGTGTCCAGCTGCTGTACCTTGCCAGTCGAGGTCAAGATCAAGGATCTGATCCGTATCGGCATCGTCGATGAGTTCGAGCGTGGCGATCCGCCGAAGAACATCGCCAAGCGTTTGCAGAAGGAAGGGATCGTCGAGCGCTATAACCAGAAGTCCGAGATCTTCACCCTTCAGCGCATGAGCAACAACGATTGCCTGTACCTGGATCGCAAGAGCCGTCTGTGCACTATTTATGATAAGCGCCCGGACACCTGCCGCAACCACCCGAAGATCGGACCGCGACCGGGGTATTGCGCGTACAAGCCCAAAGAAGTGGTGCGCGAGAGCAATCCGCGGACGCTGGACAAGTTCTGA
- the typA gene encoding translational GTPase TypA gives MIENLRNIAIIAHVDHGKTTLVDKLLRQSGTLERNELNDERVMDSNDQEKERGITILAKNTAINWNGYHINIVDTPGHADFGGEVERVMSMVDSVLLLVDAQDGPMPQTRFVTKKAFEAGLRPIVVINKVDRPGARPDWVLDQIFDLFDNLGATEEQLDFKVVYASALNGIAGLEHTDMAEDMTPLYQSIVDNVPAPKVDRDGPFQMQISALDYNSFLGVIGVGRIARGRIKPNTPVVAIDADGKKRNGRILKLMGHHGLHRIDVEEAAAGDIVCISGFDQLFISDTLCDPLNVEAMKPLTVDEPTVSMTFQVNDSPFCGKEGKFVTSRNIKERLDKELLYNVALRVEEGDTADKFKVSGRGELHLSVLIETMRREGFEMGVGRPEVIIRMVDGVKHEPYENVTIDLPEESQGSIMEQIGIRKGDLTNMVPDGKGRVRLEYNIPARGLIGFRNEFLTLTSGAGILTSIFDRYDVMKSGDMSGRQNGVLVSVATGKALTYSLETLQARGKLFLGHGEDVYEGQIVGINSRDNDLGVNPTKGKKLDNMRASGKDETIALVPPIRFTLEQALEFVQEDELCEVTPKSIRLRKKILGESERTRAAKKAGN, from the coding sequence GTGATCGAAAATCTACGCAACATCGCCATCATTGCTCACGTTGACCATGGTAAAACCACCCTGGTAGACAAACTCTTGCGTCAATCCGGCACCCTGGAGCGCAACGAGCTCAACGACGAGCGCGTGATGGACTCCAACGACCAGGAGAAAGAGCGCGGTATTACCATTCTGGCGAAAAACACCGCCATCAACTGGAACGGCTACCACATCAACATCGTGGACACCCCGGGCCACGCCGACTTCGGCGGCGAAGTTGAACGCGTAATGTCGATGGTTGACTCCGTTCTGCTGCTGGTTGACGCTCAAGACGGCCCTATGCCGCAAACCCGTTTCGTGACCAAGAAGGCTTTCGAAGCCGGCCTGCGTCCAATCGTGGTGATCAACAAGGTTGACCGTCCAGGCGCGCGTCCGGACTGGGTTCTGGACCAGATCTTCGACCTGTTCGACAACCTCGGTGCCACCGAAGAACAGCTGGACTTCAAAGTCGTCTACGCCTCGGCCCTGAACGGCATTGCCGGTCTGGAACACACCGACATGGCTGAAGACATGACCCCGCTGTACCAGTCGATCGTCGACAACGTACCTGCGCCGAAAGTCGACCGTGACGGTCCGTTCCAGATGCAAATCTCCGCTCTGGACTACAACAGCTTCCTGGGTGTTATCGGCGTTGGCCGTATCGCTCGTGGTCGCATCAAGCCGAACACTCCGGTTGTCGCTATCGACGCCGACGGCAAGAAGCGTAACGGTCGTATCCTGAAGCTGATGGGTCACCACGGCCTGCACCGCATCGACGTTGAAGAAGCAGCTGCCGGCGACATCGTCTGCATCAGCGGCTTCGACCAGCTGTTCATCTCCGACACTCTGTGCGACCCACTGAACGTCGAAGCGATGAAGCCGCTGACCGTTGACGAGCCAACCGTTTCCATGACCTTCCAGGTAAACGACTCGCCTTTCTGCGGTAAAGAAGGCAAGTTCGTCACCAGCCGTAACATCAAGGAACGTCTGGACAAAGAACTGCTCTACAACGTTGCTCTGCGCGTTGAAGAAGGCGACACCGCCGACAAGTTCAAAGTCTCCGGCCGTGGTGAGCTGCACCTCTCGGTACTGATCGAAACCATGCGTCGCGAAGGCTTCGAAATGGGTGTTGGTCGTCCGGAAGTGATCATCCGCATGGTTGACGGCGTCAAGCACGAACCGTACGAAAACGTGACCATCGACCTGCCAGAAGAATCGCAAGGTTCGATCATGGAGCAGATCGGTATCCGTAAAGGCGACCTGACCAACATGGTTCCGGATGGCAAGGGCCGTGTGCGCCTTGAGTACAACATCCCGGCTCGTGGCCTGATCGGTTTCCGTAACGAGTTCCTGACCCTGACCTCCGGTGCAGGTATCCTGACCTCGATCTTCGACCGTTACGACGTGATGAAGTCCGGCGACATGTCCGGCCGTCAGAACGGCGTGCTGGTTTCGGTTGCTACCGGTAAGGCGCTGACTTACTCGCTGGAAACCCTGCAAGCTCGCGGCAAACTGTTCCTGGGTCACGGTGAAGACGTGTACGAAGGTCAAATCGTCGGCATCAACAGCCGCGACAACGACCTGGGCGTCAACCCAACCAAAGGCAAGAAGCTCGACAACATGCGTGCTTCGGGTAAAGACGAAACCATCGCTCTGGTTCCGCCTATCCGCTTCACTCTGGAGCAGGCTCTGGAATTCGTTCAAGAAGACGAATTGTGCGAAGTCACTCCTAAGTCCATCCGTCTTCGCAAGAAGATCCTGGGCGAAAGCGAGCGTACCCGCGCTGCCAAGAAAGCCGGTAACTGA
- the thiI gene encoding tRNA uracil 4-sulfurtransferase ThiI, with translation MKLIVKVFPEITIKSRPVRMRFIRQLAKNIRTVLRDLDPAVVVNGVWDNLELETRVSEPKALKEMTERLSCMPGIAHFLQVDEYPLGDFDDIVAKCKQHFGDALAGKIFSVRCKRAGKHEFSSMDVEKYVGSQLRRQCGAAGISLKEPEIEVRIEIRDKRLFVIHSQHNSIGGYPLGALEQTLVLMSGGFDSTVAAYQIMRRGLMSHFCFFNLGGRAHELGVMEVAHFIWKKYGSSQRVLFVSVPFEEVLGEILGKVDNSHMGVVLKRMMLRAASRIADRLEIEALVTGEAISQVSSQTLPNLSVIDCVTDKLVLRPLIASHKQDIIDLANEIGTADFAKHMPEYCGVISVNPKTHAKRPRVEHEEKEFDMAVLERALENAKLVPIDRVIDELGQDLQIEEVSEALAGQIIIDIRHPDAAEDEPLELAGIEVQTMPFYALNARFKELDPTRQYLLYCDKGVMSRLHAHHLLSEGHANVRVYRPS, from the coding sequence ATGAAACTAATCGTAAAAGTCTTCCCCGAGATCACCATCAAGAGCCGCCCGGTACGGATGCGTTTCATCCGCCAGTTGGCCAAAAACATCCGTACCGTGCTCCGCGATCTGGACCCGGCCGTGGTGGTGAACGGTGTGTGGGACAATCTCGAGCTGGAAACCCGCGTCAGCGAGCCGAAAGCCCTGAAGGAGATGACCGAGCGCCTGAGCTGCATGCCGGGCATCGCGCATTTCCTGCAGGTCGATGAATACCCGTTGGGCGACTTCGACGACATCGTCGCCAAGTGCAAGCAGCATTTCGGTGACGCCCTGGCCGGGAAGATCTTTTCGGTGCGCTGCAAGCGTGCCGGCAAGCACGAGTTCAGCTCCATGGACGTCGAGAAATACGTCGGCAGCCAACTGCGTCGTCAGTGTGGCGCCGCCGGAATCTCGCTCAAAGAGCCGGAAATTGAAGTTCGCATCGAAATTCGCGACAAACGGTTGTTCGTGATCCACAGCCAGCACAACAGCATCGGCGGTTATCCGCTGGGTGCCCTGGAACAGACGCTTGTACTGATGTCCGGCGGCTTCGATTCCACCGTCGCCGCCTACCAGATCATGCGCCGCGGGCTGATGAGCCATTTCTGCTTCTTCAATCTGGGCGGACGTGCCCATGAACTGGGCGTCATGGAAGTCGCGCACTTCATCTGGAAGAAGTACGGCAGCTCCCAACGCGTGTTATTTGTCAGTGTGCCGTTCGAGGAAGTACTGGGAGAAATTCTCGGGAAAGTCGATAACAGTCATATGGGTGTAGTTTTGAAGCGTATGATGTTGCGCGCTGCTTCCCGTATTGCTGATCGGCTGGAGATCGAAGCGCTGGTCACCGGCGAAGCGATTTCCCAGGTGTCGAGCCAGACGTTGCCGAACCTGTCCGTGATCGACTGCGTGACCGACAAGCTGGTCTTGCGTCCGCTGATCGCCAGTCACAAGCAGGACATCATCGACCTGGCCAACGAAATCGGTACTGCCGATTTCGCCAAGCACATGCCGGAATACTGCGGGGTCATCTCGGTGAACCCAAAGACCCACGCCAAGCGTCCGCGTGTGGAGCATGAAGAGAAAGAATTCGACATGGCGGTGCTTGAGCGTGCGCTCGAGAACGCCAAACTGGTGCCGATCGATCGCGTGATCGACGAATTGGGCCAGGATTTGCAGATCGAAGAAGTCAGCGAAGCACTGGCGGGCCAGATCATCATCGACATCCGTCACCCGGATGCCGCTGAAGACGAGCCGCTGGAACTTGCTGGCATTGAGGTGCAGACGATGCCGTTTTATGCATTGAACGCTCGTTTCAAGGAACTGGACCCTACTCGCCAGTACCTGTTGTATTGCGACAAAGGCGTGATGAGTCGCCTGCATGCCCACCATTTGCTCAGTGAGGGGCATGCCAATGTGCGCGTTTATCGACCGAGCTAA